A window of the Rhizobium sp. N324 genome harbors these coding sequences:
- a CDS encoding pyridoxamine 5'-phosphate oxidase family protein, whose translation MASMTLEDLSSQLKKIDFCMLSTTAGSGRISARPMSNNGDVEYDGDSWFFSYEDSRKITEIEGVDTVSLTFTAPPSLLGKPGIFIAVEGLASLVRDKAAFEEHWVPDLKRWFPEGVDTPGIVLIKVSASAIRYWDGEENGAIALPGSAN comes from the coding sequence ATGGCGTCTATGACCCTCGAAGACCTATCCTCGCAACTGAAGAAGATCGATTTCTGCATGCTGTCTACGACCGCAGGCTCCGGCCGCATCTCGGCCCGGCCGATGAGCAATAATGGCGACGTCGAATATGACGGAGATTCCTGGTTCTTTTCATATGAAGACAGCAGGAAAATCACCGAGATCGAAGGCGTCGACACCGTCTCGCTGACGTTCACGGCGCCACCCAGCCTCCTCGGCAAGCCGGGGATTTTCATCGCTGTCGAGGGCCTCGCCTCTCTGGTCCGGGACAAGGCGGCATTCGAAGAACATTGGGTCCCCGATCTCAAGCGGTGGTTTCCAGAAGGAGTGGACACTCCAGGGATCGTCCTCATCAAGGTTTCAGCGTCCGCCATCCGATACTGGGATGGCGAGGAAAACGGTGCGATCGCCCTGCCTGGCTCCGCGAATTAA
- a CDS encoding type II toxin-antitoxin system Phd/YefM family antitoxin, producing MTVTTLSGRELNQDLGRAKRATKDGPVIITDRGRPAHVLLSFDEYKRLTGKMRTLGDMLAAPGAEDVDLPLPPRTEHARPVDLS from the coding sequence ATGACCGTCACCACGCTTTCAGGCCGAGAACTCAATCAGGATCTTGGCCGCGCCAAGCGCGCCACCAAGGACGGGCCTGTGATCATCACCGACAGGGGGCGGCCCGCGCATGTTCTCTTGTCGTTCGACGAATACAAGCGGCTTACCGGTAAAATGCGGACCCTCGGTGACATGCTGGCAGCGCCGGGAGCGGAAGACGTTGACTTGCCGCTCCCGCCACGCACCGAGCATGCCCGACCGGTCGATCTGTCGTGA
- a CDS encoding malonyl-CoA decarboxylase gives MSEASFFTDMLQSITDRGRQLLFSGSRATQAAAKADLQTLCEMLLSSRGEASGMALAAEILDRWEALDSDGAQAFLHMLHEKLGPDTAKLDQATENYRTDKSSAVIIALHQAAEPRRQELLRRLNHAPNGTAKLVRMRQQLLASKDQSEGYRALDADFTHLFGSWFNRGFLTLRPIDWSTPASILEKIIKYEAVHEIAGWEELRRRLAPCDRRCFAFFHPRLADEPLVFVEVALTRSVPGAIGDVLDEGREQINADEATTAVFYSISNCQDGLRGISFGNFLIKQVVDDLRRDLPGLKNFVTLSPVPGFARWLAKARAPTADRSLPDAARKTLMLLHDPNWPDNEDTATEVERVLLPLAARYFLIERTPEGRPVDPVARFHLGNGARLERLNFLGDRSAKAMQQAHGLMVNYLYKLDDIVANHEALAQRGEVIASPAVKNLANQNDESRSGGHGQQGSRPFAQIMNSTLGGGRK, from the coding sequence ATGTCCGAAGCTTCCTTCTTCACCGATATGCTGCAGAGCATCACCGATCGCGGACGCCAGCTTCTGTTTTCTGGTTCACGCGCCACGCAGGCCGCAGCCAAGGCCGATCTCCAGACACTCTGTGAAATGCTGCTATCGAGCCGGGGCGAAGCCTCGGGCATGGCCCTTGCGGCCGAGATCCTCGATCGCTGGGAGGCACTCGACAGCGACGGCGCGCAGGCATTCCTCCATATGCTTCATGAAAAGCTCGGGCCCGACACGGCCAAGCTCGACCAGGCGACTGAAAATTACCGCACTGACAAAAGCTCCGCCGTCATCATTGCTCTCCATCAGGCCGCCGAGCCACGGCGACAGGAGCTGCTGCGACGGTTGAATCACGCGCCGAACGGCACCGCCAAGCTCGTCCGGATGCGTCAGCAACTGCTTGCTTCCAAAGACCAGTCCGAAGGGTATCGCGCCCTTGACGCCGACTTCACGCATCTGTTCGGTTCCTGGTTCAATCGTGGCTTTCTGACGCTGCGGCCGATCGACTGGTCGACGCCGGCTTCCATTCTTGAAAAGATCATCAAATACGAGGCGGTGCACGAGATCGCCGGCTGGGAGGAGCTGCGCCGCCGTTTGGCGCCGTGCGACCGGCGATGCTTTGCCTTCTTCCACCCCCGGTTAGCCGATGAGCCGCTCGTCTTCGTCGAGGTGGCGCTCACACGATCGGTGCCCGGCGCGATCGGCGATGTTCTCGACGAGGGCAGGGAGCAGATCAATGCCGACGAAGCGACGACAGCTGTCTTCTACTCGATCTCCAACTGCCAGGATGGTTTGCGCGGAATCTCGTTCGGCAACTTCCTGATCAAGCAGGTCGTGGATGACCTGCGCAGAGACCTGCCCGGCCTAAAGAATTTCGTTACGCTGTCGCCCGTTCCAGGCTTTGCCCGCTGGCTTGCCAAGGCGCGTGCTCCAACCGCCGACCGGTCGCTGCCGGATGCGGCCCGCAAAACGCTGATGCTGCTGCACGATCCGAACTGGCCTGACAACGAGGATACGGCAACCGAAGTGGAGCGGGTGCTGCTGCCGCTTGCGGCCCGTTATTTCCTGATCGAACGGACGCCGGAGGGGCGGCCCGTCGATCCCGTCGCCCGCTTCCATCTCGGCAATGGCGCCCGGCTCGAAAGACTGAATTTTCTGGGCGACCGCTCGGCCAAGGCGATGCAGCAGGCGCACGGTCTGATGGTCAATTATCTCTATAAGCTCGACGATATCGTGGCCAACCACGAGGCTCTGGCGCAGCGCGGCGAAGTGATTGCCTCGCCGGCCGTCAAAAACCTGGCCAACCAGAACGACGAAAGCCGCAGCGGCGGCCATGGCCAGCAAGGCTCCCGGCCATTCGCACAGATCATGAACTCAACGCTTGGAGGAGGGCGAAAGTGA
- a CDS encoding malonate--CoA ligase translates to MSNHLFDAIRAAAPGDAPFIRIDSTRTWTYNDAFALSGRIASAMDALGIRPGDRVAVQVEKSAEALILYLACLRSGAVYLPLNTAYTLAELDYFIGDAEPRLVVVASAARAGVETMAKAHGAIVETLDADGSGSLLDLARDEPADFVDASRSADDLAAILYTSGTTGRSKGAMLTHGNLLSNALTLRDYWRVTAEDRLIHALPIFHTHGLFVATNVTLLAGASMFLLSKFDPDVVLSLMPQATMLMGVPTFYVRLLQSPRLDREAVAGIRLFISGSAPLLAETHTGFQARTGHAILERYGMTETNMNTSNPYGGKRIAGTVGFPLPGVTVRVTDPATGQALPAEETGMIEIKGPNVFKGYWRMPEKTAAEFTADGFFISGDLGKIDRDGYIHIVGRGKDLVISGGYNIYPKEVEGEIDQIEGVVESAVIGVPHPDFGEGVTAIVVRKPGAVLDEKTIVSALQDRLARYKQPKRIIFAEDLPRNTMGKVQKNILRQQYADLYTRP, encoded by the coding sequence GTGAGCAACCATCTTTTCGACGCGATCCGGGCCGCCGCGCCCGGTGACGCACCGTTTATCCGGATCGATAGCACGCGCACATGGACCTACAATGACGCATTCGCTCTTTCCGGCCGCATCGCCAGCGCCATGGATGCGCTCGGCATTCGCCCGGGCGATCGCGTGGCGGTGCAGGTCGAAAAAAGTGCCGAGGCATTGATCCTCTATCTCGCCTGCCTTCGCAGCGGCGCGGTCTACCTGCCGCTCAACACGGCCTATACGCTGGCCGAGCTCGACTACTTTATCGGCGACGCCGAGCCGCGTTTGGTGGTTGTTGCCTCGGCTGCCCGGGCGGGCGTGGAGACGATGGCGAAGGCGCACGGCGCGATCGTCGAAACGCTCGACGCCGACGGCAGCGGCTCGTTGCTCGATCTCGCGCGCGATGAGCCGGCCGACTTTGTCGATGCTTCGCGCTCCGCCGATGATCTGGCGGCGATCCTCTACACGTCGGGAACGACGGGCCGTTCCAAGGGGGCGATGCTCACCCATGGGAACCTGCTGTCGAATGCCCTGACCCTGCGAGATTATTGGCGCGTCACCGCCGAGGATCGGCTAATCCATGCCTTGCCGATCTTTCACACGCATGGGCTGTTTGTCGCCACGAATGTCACGCTGCTCGCCGGCGCCTCGATGTTCCTGCTGTCGAAGTTCGACCCGGATGTGGTGCTGTCCCTGATGCCGCAGGCAACGATGCTGATGGGCGTGCCGACCTTCTATGTGCGTCTCCTGCAAAGCCCGCGCCTCGACAGAGAGGCGGTCGCAGGCATCCGTCTCTTCATTTCCGGTTCGGCTCCGCTGCTTGCAGAAACGCATACCGGCTTCCAGGCACGGACCGGTCACGCGATTCTCGAGCGCTACGGCATGACGGAAACCAACATGAACACGTCGAACCCCTATGGAGGCAAACGGATTGCCGGAACGGTCGGCTTTCCGCTGCCTGGTGTGACGGTGCGCGTCACCGATCCCGCGACGGGGCAGGCGCTGCCGGCTGAAGAAACCGGCATGATCGAGATCAAGGGGCCGAACGTCTTCAAGGGCTATTGGCGCATGCCGGAAAAAACCGCGGCCGAATTCACCGCCGACGGTTTCTTCATCAGCGGCGACCTCGGCAAGATCGATCGGGACGGCTATATCCACATCGTCGGCCGCGGCAAGGATCTGGTGATTTCGGGTGGATACAACATCTATCCGAAAGAGGTCGAAGGTGAGATCGACCAGATCGAGGGTGTGGTCGAGAGCGCCGTCATCGGCGTGCCGCATCCCGACTTCGGAGAAGGCGTGACCGCCATCGTCGTGCGCAAGCCCGGCGCCGTCCTGGATGAAAAGACCATCGTCAGCGCCCTCCAGGACCGTCTTGCCCGCTACAAACAGCCCAAGCGCATCATCTTTGCCGAGGACCTGCCGCGCAACACGATGGGCAAGGTTCAGAAAAACATCCTGCGGCAGCAATACGCCGATCTTTACACCAGGCCGTAA
- a CDS encoding GntR family transcriptional regulator — protein MSENAGRWLRDEIENAILSNEFSPGERLDEMVLATRFGVSRTPVREALMQLDAIGLIEIRPRRGAVVIDPGPHRVYEMFEVMAELEGLAGSLAARRLDNTSRDAIAAAHSRCQQSAGAGDSDAYYYDNEEFHKAIYAAGRSEFLEEQCVQLHRRLRPYRRLQLRVRNRLSTSFSEHSAIVDAIFAGDGDEARRLLRTHVGIQGERFSDLVASMANR, from the coding sequence ATGTCCGAAAATGCCGGCCGATGGCTGCGGGATGAGATTGAAAACGCAATTCTTTCCAACGAGTTCTCCCCTGGTGAGCGGCTCGACGAAATGGTGCTTGCGACACGGTTCGGGGTCTCCCGCACACCGGTGCGCGAAGCGCTGATGCAACTCGATGCGATCGGCCTCATCGAAATTCGGCCGCGCAGAGGTGCTGTTGTCATCGATCCGGGACCGCACCGCGTCTATGAGATGTTCGAAGTTATGGCCGAGTTGGAGGGCTTGGCCGGCTCTCTCGCCGCACGGCGGTTGGACAACACCTCCCGGGACGCGATCGCCGCCGCCCACAGCCGCTGCCAACAATCAGCCGGCGCCGGCGACAGCGATGCCTATTATTATGACAATGAGGAATTTCATAAGGCCATCTATGCAGCCGGCCGAAGCGAATTCCTCGAGGAGCAATGTGTGCAATTGCACCGGCGGCTGCGACCCTACCGCCGCCTGCAACTGCGCGTGCGAAACCGCCTGTCGACATCCTTCTCGGAACATAGCGCCATCGTCGATGCGATCTTTGCCGGAGATGGCGACGAAGCCCGCCGTCTGCTGCGGACGCATGTCGGCATTCAGGGTGAGAGATTCAGTGATCTGGTCGCAAGCATGGCGAACAGATGA
- a CDS encoding DMT family transporter, with protein MKTKAATANAGNLIMTGVLLMLLGDLLFALNDAMGKWLVASFAVGQVLVIRSVGAFIVLGPMILRQGPMALFRVEQKGLQFIRVIMATCDVALFYAAVAYLPLADVMTFYMAGPIYIAALSHFFLGEKIGWRRWLAVVIGFAGVVIALRPSTAMLSLPSLFGLAGSLAFALSLVMSRYLRSTSDTTLVTWQTVAALVTGIVLSIGHWQPGTIVDWSGMLLLGIVATCAHLLITRSLKLAPASLLAPLQYTLLLWAIILGYLFFNDVPDTQIIIGAAIIVVAGLFIFHRKNLKETVPTEAVPPDGH; from the coding sequence ATGAAGACCAAGGCGGCGACAGCCAATGCCGGAAACCTGATCATGACCGGTGTCCTGCTGATGCTGCTCGGCGATCTGCTCTTTGCGCTGAACGATGCGATGGGCAAGTGGCTGGTCGCAAGCTTTGCCGTCGGCCAGGTGCTGGTGATCCGCTCGGTCGGCGCTTTCATCGTGCTCGGCCCGATGATCCTCCGGCAAGGGCCGATGGCCTTGTTCCGCGTCGAGCAGAAAGGCCTCCAATTCATACGGGTCATCATGGCGACCTGCGATGTCGCGCTGTTTTATGCTGCCGTCGCCTATCTGCCACTCGCAGATGTCATGACCTTCTATATGGCCGGGCCGATCTACATTGCGGCGCTCTCGCATTTCTTTCTCGGCGAAAAAATCGGCTGGCGGCGTTGGCTGGCTGTTGTGATCGGCTTTGCAGGCGTCGTCATCGCGCTGCGCCCGTCGACGGCGATGCTGTCGCTTCCATCGCTTTTCGGTCTTGCGGGCAGCCTTGCCTTTGCGCTGTCGCTTGTCATGAGCCGCTATCTGCGCTCGACCAGCGACACGACGCTGGTGACATGGCAGACCGTGGCGGCACTGGTCACCGGCATCGTGCTCAGCATCGGCCATTGGCAGCCGGGAACGATTGTCGACTGGTCCGGCATGCTGCTGCTCGGCATCGTTGCCACCTGCGCGCATTTGCTCATCACCCGCTCGCTGAAGCTTGCACCGGCGTCGCTGCTGGCGCCGCTGCAATATACGCTGTTGCTCTGGGCGATCATCCTTGGCTACCTCTTCTTCAATGATGTTCCCGACACGCAGATCATCATCGGTGCGGCAATAATCGTCGTTGCGGGGCTGTTCATCTTCCATCGCAAGAATCTGAAAGAGACGGTTCCGACTGAAGCCGTTCCGCCCGACGGCCATTGA
- a CDS encoding type II toxin-antitoxin system VapC family toxin, translating to MLLLDTNVVSELRKVASGKADPNVVVWNETVDPAETFISSVVLHELEIGVRLVEHNDAAAGKVLRNWLENSVLAVFSGRVLPLDEAAAVQAAQWHVPNPKPINDAYIAATAFTHRMTLVTRNIKDFEGMEVALVNPWAFPT from the coding sequence ATGCTGTTGCTCGATACCAATGTCGTTTCAGAACTGCGCAAGGTCGCGAGCGGCAAGGCCGACCCCAATGTGGTGGTCTGGAACGAAACCGTCGATCCGGCCGAGACGTTCATTTCCTCCGTCGTCCTGCACGAACTGGAGATTGGCGTTCGGCTGGTCGAGCATAATGATGCAGCCGCCGGGAAGGTGCTGCGCAACTGGCTGGAAAATTCCGTTCTCGCAGTCTTCTCCGGCCGTGTCCTGCCTCTGGACGAGGCTGCGGCCGTTCAGGCCGCCCAGTGGCATGTGCCCAATCCCAAACCGATCAACGACGCCTATATTGCGGCGACAGCCTTCACCCACCGCATGACGCTGGTCACGCGCAATATCAAGGATTTCGAGGGCATGGAAGTGGCACTCGTGAATCCCTGGGCATTCCCGACATAG
- a CDS encoding DUF763 domain-containing protein: MSQRAGSADLPLHGGRVPHWLGDRMTRLGALITEAIVHHYGRDEFLRRLAHPFWFQSFGAVMGMDWHSSGITTSVLGALKRGLKPRAGELGLHVCGGRGAHSRKTPQELVSIGERVGLDGEGLATTSRLIAKVDSAALQDGFDLYLHGFIVADDGHWVVVQQGMNGDRRQARRYHWLSEGLESFVDSPHAAIEGRSQGTIVNLADRRAERSRRGQLDLLATLGPDRIVREAAALRRVEQPAPEPAAQPMLPHLIMPAHHDVRESDVNMRRLHGNLAAAADRGPADFEELLLVPGVGARTVEALAMVAEVVHGAPCRFSDPARFSIAHGGKDRHPFPVPLKVYDETIGVMKSAVQKGRLGREEELQALKRLDDQSRQMERYVTGPDLKEIIAGEFRQSADFGGRSVFGWEPPPADEN, encoded by the coding sequence ATGTCACAACGTGCAGGCAGCGCCGATCTTCCCCTTCACGGGGGACGTGTGCCGCATTGGCTCGGCGACCGGATGACGCGGCTGGGAGCCCTGATCACCGAAGCGATCGTGCATCATTACGGCCGCGACGAATTCCTGCGCAGACTCGCCCACCCTTTCTGGTTTCAGTCGTTCGGCGCGGTGATGGGCATGGATTGGCATTCCTCCGGCATCACCACCAGCGTTCTCGGCGCGCTGAAGCGTGGGCTGAAACCGCGCGCCGGCGAGCTCGGCCTGCATGTCTGCGGCGGCCGCGGTGCGCATTCGCGCAAAACCCCGCAGGAACTCGTGTCGATCGGCGAGCGCGTCGGCCTCGATGGCGAAGGGCTGGCGACGACCAGCCGTCTCATTGCCAAGGTCGACAGCGCCGCGCTTCAGGATGGGTTCGATCTTTATCTGCACGGCTTCATCGTCGCCGACGACGGCCATTGGGTCGTCGTGCAGCAAGGCATGAACGGCGACAGGCGGCAGGCCCGGCGCTATCACTGGCTGTCGGAAGGGCTGGAGAGTTTTGTCGACTCGCCGCATGCGGCAATCGAGGGCCGGAGCCAGGGCACGATCGTCAATCTGGCCGACAGGCGCGCCGAGCGCTCGCGGCGCGGCCAGCTCGATCTGCTGGCGACGCTCGGTCCCGACCGGATCGTCCGCGAGGCCGCCGCGCTACGGCGTGTCGAGCAGCCGGCGCCCGAGCCGGCCGCGCAGCCGATGCTGCCGCACCTGATCATGCCGGCCCATCACGACGTACGCGAGAGCGACGTCAACATGCGCCGCCTGCATGGAAATCTCGCCGCCGCAGCCGACCGCGGGCCGGCGGATTTCGAGGAACTGCTGCTGGTTCCCGGTGTCGGCGCCCGCACGGTGGAGGCACTGGCCATGGTGGCCGAGGTCGTCCACGGCGCACCCTGCCGTTTTTCCGATCCGGCGCGCTTTTCCATCGCCCATGGCGGCAAGGACCGCCATCCCTTCCCGGTGCCGCTCAAGGTCTATGACGAGACGATCGGTGTGATGAAATCGGCGGTGCAGAAGGGCAGGCTCGGACGTGAGGAGGAGTTGCAGGCGCTCAAGCGCCTGGACGACCAATCCAGGCAGATGGAACGTTACGTCACCGGTCCCGACCTCAAGGAGATCATCGCCGGCGAATTTCGCCAATCCGCCGATTTCGGAGGCCGCAGCGTCTTCGGCTGGGAGCCGCCGCCGGCGGATGAGAACTAG